The following coding sequences are from one Gossypium raimondii isolate GPD5lz chromosome 4, ASM2569854v1, whole genome shotgun sequence window:
- the LOC105766691 gene encoding zinc finger A20 and AN1 domain-containing stress-associated protein 6 — protein MAEEHRCQAPEGHRLCVNNCGFFGSSATMNLCSKCYRDLCLKEQEASSIKSALSSSPSSSSTVVESISQVPLLALAEVNRESAVPEIAPAAEQLSQQQPNRCMVCRKRVGLTGFRCKCGVTFCGSHRYPENHGCTFDFKKVGREEIARANPLVKAEKLEKI, from the coding sequence atggcAGAGGAGCATAGATGCCAAGCGCCAGAAGGCCATCGTCTTTGCGTCAATAACTGCGGCTTTTTCGGAAGTTCGGCGACGATGAACCTTTGCTCCAAATGTTACAGAGATCTCTGTCTCAAGGAACAGGAAGCTTCTTCGATCAAATCCGCTCTTTCCTCTTCCCCTTCGTCTTCGTCAACGGTCGTCGAATCTATTTCTCAGGTTCCTCTTTTGGCTCTCGCTGAAGTCAACAGAGAATCGGCGGTTCCGGAGATTGCACCGGCGGCCGAACAGCTATCGCAGCAACAACCGAATCGGTGCATGGTTTGCAGGAAGCGGGTCGGGTTGACCGGATTCAGATGCAAGTGCGGTGTTACGTTTTGCGGGTCCCACAGGTACCCTGAGAATCACGGGTGTACGTTCGATTTCAAGAAGGTCGGCAGAGAGGAGATCGCACGCGCTAATCCCCTCGTCAAAGCAGAGAAGCTCGAGAAGATTTGA